One Drosophila gunungcola strain Sukarami chromosome 2R unlocalized genomic scaffold, Dgunungcola_SK_2 000004F, whole genome shotgun sequence genomic window, GAGCTGTCCTTAAAAGATTTAGATGCCCTCAACAAGGACTCCAAACGGGAGGTAGAAACTGAAAACGTGCTAAAAACCGATGAAAAGCTTGATCAGCGAGCAGCCCGTTCCCTGGAAGATCCCAAGGAACTAGATTTGAAAAGGATGTTCCAATCGTTGTTCTCCTCCAACGACAAGAATGCCTCCGAAGAGATTAAATCAAAACTGGGTGTATCCTGGGACATGAACGCTCTGAAATCCTCTGCCCGTCTGGGAGCAAAAAAATTTCTGGACAAGTTTAATAGCAAACGAAATCAAGTGgaaaaactaatattaaatGAAGCACCAGATGAAGTACAGCAGGTCATGATATCACAGCACGACTTGGAAAAGAAAAGTAACTGAATCTATGGAAAAGGGTTCATATAATAAACCAAACTTTCTGAAGGGTGTAGCCAAGATTTTGAGCAATCCAGAGATAAGGACCAAGGATTGGGACTCAAAGCCGGCCCTAGACACCTTTCTTAAAGCTACGGCAtagaagttttaaaattcttgATTAAATGTTCTTGTAGTTCCGAATTGAGGTGGCCCAAAGCACAATTAATTAGTTGGGGGCGGCTGGCCTGCTAGTGCCAGAAGCAGACGCGATTGAGACGCCGCAAATTTGATATTCATGGCTGTCTGGTTAATCTCAGTCATTAGCAGATGCGATTGAAACCCGTTTAGTGGGCTAGGCAACTTTGGCGTTGTATAAAAGGCCGCTGGCCATTGTTTCAGATCCAGTAGCTGCTCTAAAATGCTGAAATACGTGAGTTTAATCGGATTAAAAGGGATACATTATTTGACCAATATCTATCTTCAGGCCCTTGTTCTTGCCCTGCTAGTGGTTTTGGCCAACTGCAATGAGGAGGATGTCCAAGCCCAGCTGGTGAAGTCGGAGAACCATCAAAACCTGGACGGAGCTGGTCAGTTCGAGCACGAGATCACGGTCACCAATGGCATCCAGATCAAAGCCCACGGCAATGTAAACGGCATACAGGGCGAATACTTTCTGCCCGGCGAAGATGGCAAGCAAATCCGGGTGACGTACACAGCCGATGCAACCGGCTTCCATCCGAAGGTCGAGGAGTGATCGCTTGGCCTtgactatataatataatataatataatatgtatttacACAAAACGGCTGTTTGCCATAATGATGTTGTTGTATCAATTAAACGTTTGTGGCTTTGTGATCCACATAATTTATAACTTCACGGGCAGATTGGGGCTCAACAGGTTACTCAGGAATTCGGGAACCGACTTACATATTCGTTTTGTGGGGTATTTAAGACCTTGGCCTGGTTTTGCTGGGCAACAGTTGAGTTGATTGAAGGTTAACAAAATGTTTCAATATGTAAGTTGATGTGGGACTCCTGAAAAGTGATCCCTCTGATCAATTATACTTTCCCCCAGCTGGCTTTTATCCTGCTGATTGGTGTGTGCGTGGCCAACGACGATGATGCCCATGCCCAGGTGGCGAGTCAGTACAAAAAGGAGGATGGCCATGGCAAATTCTCCTATGGCTTCGATTTAACCAATGGTATCGGAGCCGGAGAGGTTGGCGATGAGCACCAGGTGCATGGCGAGTATCACTTCACCTCGAAGGAGGGCCTGCCCGTGAAGGTATCCTATACGGCGGATGAGCATGGCTATCATCCGCATGGCGATCTCCTGCCCACTCCTCCGCCCACTCCAGTGGCGATTCTCAAGGCGCTGGCCTACATCGATGCCCATCCGCAGAGGGAGGAACACCGCCCAGTTgtccatcatcatcatcatcctgGGCATGCAGTGCATCCGACAGTCAGACCGCATGGCCATCGCCATCACTGAGCACTCGAATGGGTCATATTCCGGCCAGGGCGTCGCTGATTTCCCACTGCCATGCCCTGTTGAACAAATAAAAGGTTACGACGCAACAACACTCAGCCTTATAATCAATGGAGGGTGGCGGCAGTACATAAAATACGCATTGTCATCCGCATAATAAGGAGCCCGGCGGAAATGGTCCGAAGGTGGGGGAAACTCGGCGGAAGCGAAGCCATTCGAGGCCATTGTTAAAtggcaaattcaaatatggACTCGCCCATTGTGCGGGCGCATTGGAATATGTTACGGAAATGACAACTTAAATGGGTGCTGCTCCCATTTGGCCCATTATCCCCTCGCCATCCGTTTATCCTTGAAAAACACTTTGCTGCATGATGGTTATATAAATGCAATTGGCATCATCACATATATGTATGGACACATAAGGGTTCCCTCACAGCTTGGCACTGCCCACAGGCAATCCGTTCCCGTTGCGCGTGAGTTCCATGTCCACCGAGGGCTGGTTCACTAGTTTCCGGACCACATCGAACTTGGGGTTGTTCTTGTCCCGAACCAAGTCGAAAATCACGCTTTCGCTGGTGGTGATCACACATCCCGCCTGGCGCAGGCGATCCAGAGCCAAGTCTCGATCTTGGTTCAGCctggaggagcagcagtcCGCCACTATGTAGACGTTGATGTTCTGCTCGAGGAGATCAATGGCAGTCTGCTCCACGCAAATGTGGGACTGTGGGGAGAAAAAATGGGGTTAATTTgatatgaatttaatttgcttaaaattaaatcgacttaaacttttccatttttgaaCAAGTTGTGCTGGAACTATATGGGGTTTTTAAGGATATCAAGTTTTTGAAGTTttatagaataaaaaaataaataaataaataaaataataaacagttttatagattttagaaatagaaatttgACGGAATAAAAAGCAGGGTATTACAAAATGTTCTTCATTATTGGAGAACAATAAACAGTTTTATAGATTGacttttcatatatatatagcccTGTTTGTGGGTACCCCAAAAGCGATTTGTAATTAACACAACCCACCTCCAGGCCATACAACACCACGTCCTCCGGCTTGTCACTGAAAATATCCTTGATCACAGCCTTGACTTCCGGAGTAAACATGCTGAAGAGGGTTTTTCCGGAGACCAGCTTTGCATGGCTCACATCCAGTTGGGCCACAGTTTTTCCAAGCTTTTCCGGATAGTGTTCGGTGACAATCAGTGGAACATCCAGAGCCTTTCCCGCCTTGGTCTGAAATCGATTACGGGCTAATCTTAGATAATCCAATGATAAGAGATCAATACCAGAATCAAAGTTCAACCTACAAGTTTGTCGACATTCTTGATCATGTTGTCGAAAAGCGGCATAGCAGGTCGGAATTTCTCCTGAATGTCGCATAACAGAAAAAGGGTTTTCTTTGGGTTCAAGTGACAGCGTCGCAGGGccattttgatatttattttttaaataattaatgtttGTAAAAGACACAATTTTCACCTGCTAATTAAACTGATTGTAACAGCTGTTCGCTACCAGGGATGCCGGAAAAGCGAGACGGTTTTGTGATCGATTACAGCTTATCGGCGGGTGCGATCGATTACGCAATAACCGGTTCGTTTTGCATCGAccgttattttttaatgtaagcCATGCTaagtttaaagtattttattttattaaaaatatataaaagaaaaatttcgAAATTGATGCCttcttaaatgttaaatataaaaagtttatcaAAAACCGTAAAATTGTATATGTGCAATATGTTCGTAAAGTAGGTCCACTTCGACTAAGCAGATGTAAAGCATAAATGCTGATAGAGCACCGAAGATAAGACAGATCACTTAACCGACcaagataattaaaaatctcACATAATcctcatttaatttaactttgcCCGAGGCGACATCATCATGTAAATAATTACTAGCCCGCCCCGTCCCAGTGGCACCTAGGCCAACGGCAATTAAGTCGAAGCTGCCGCTCAGCCAGCAGATTTATATTCATAAGCCGAGGCAACCTGGAATCCGCAGGCATTTATAATTGAATTCCTCGCCAACGCCCCTTTCCGCCCCCGACATTATAGTAATGAAGCCACCGGTCCAGTCAATTTCAATAACGCAATCAAATGCGTGCAGTTTCAAAAACCACAAATGTGAAGCGCTGGCGGTGGCTGTAGAGGTGGACCCAATGCCATTGACATGCCCGGAACGAGTGTTGTCCGGCGgagccatagccatagccatagcaATCTCTTGGACATTCCCGGCACGTAGCCTCGATGGACCCGATACTTCGGCCGGGAAAAGGAAGCCCACGATAATGGCCATGGCGAGTCGCATGCATATTTCAGTAATTTGCTCCGCCTTTtgtgtgccacgcccccttcccTATCTCCCAGGTTTTACCAGTCTGCATATTTCATGAGACCCCAAAGTTTGCGGATGCTGCAATTTGGGGGCTAAAGAAGTGAAACCTTAGTGGAACCACTCAAAAAGTAATCGAAATGTCTGAGACAAACACATGCGTACGCACCTTAATGGCACCTGTATTTGCTATTTGCCCGGGATTCTGTATTCATGACGCCTCGCTCCCTAGTCTCCTAGAAGAAGTCATcttgattttcaatttcgaCGCCATTTGCGCTTCACCGGAATCGAGagtcatttgcatttttcttCAACTACACTTTCACTTGAAAAGTACTTGCACTTGCTGTTTAAAATGTAGAACATTTCGGTGGCTtactgtaaaataaaaaactttgacccttgaataaaaagttaatttaagaGTCTACTTAAAATTTAGTTATGTACACAAATTAAACCATAACATTTaagaataacattttttctcaTATATCCCATTAACGATATATGCCATAAAACgataataaattgtaaaaatacgttcaaaaatattgtataaacCATATACCACTagaagtaaaatattttgttcctTGCCATTTAAGCTATTTAATTAAGCTTTTCCTTGCGACTCCAAAAACTTAGCTCCCTTCTTGAATAAGTGTATTGAGTGCGTAGTCAAAAAGTGCTAATGCTAATAATAAGTcgacacaattgacaaaaagttttttcatttgcaaaagtaaaaagtaacaGAAAAACAAGCTTCCCTCAGCAATTTGTTGGCATCTCGCAGCAGCAATTTATTGAatgtgaaaatttaaaattgttcatttGAGAACAATTTGTGAGCATAAAGTAAAGTCGaattgttttcgttttgttattttagtaCATTCAGCCATAAGTTCGAATATATGGCAATAAAAATCCAAGATGTTTGGggagcaacaacagcaacaagcgCCCAGAGAGTTTGTGCGTCTGTCTGACTGTATTTTTATGTGATTTCTCAAGCCATCTTCCAACTGGGGAAAGTGCTCTCATGCGAGATCGAATGGGGAAACTGGGAAAATGTTATGCCATTTATTTGGAGTATTCAAGTCTTTTGGCCTTCTGCACCCACCGCTGCCCTCCCCTTTTGCCAGTGCCATTTGCAATTGTGCAATTTACCCAATGAAATGTAAATGCGAATCAATTGTAGTTTTATTTGCAGTAATTCCTGAGTCGACAACCCCGACTTTGTGTAAACGCATTTAATTTCGAATATTCAATTTCTATTTCCATTTGCATATTGCTATTTCCGTCAAATATTGGAGTTTAAAGGCTCTCGGTTAGTCAGTTAGGGGGAGCAACTAAAAGAGTTGAGGTCCCGTGGCAGTGGAGAAACATCAGAAAGCACTTTGCACGGAGGGAAGGGAAACTTTTCGTGGCCCCCAAAacatatgcatatatacatatatgcacaGCGCAGGTACGTGAGGCGATACCCCAAGCCAATTTGATTTGGGCCAACCACGTGTGCCCTCTGTTTACAACTCCCGGGGTCGCCTGCTTCGCATGCATATCAACGATTCTCAAATTGGCGACGAAATGATATGCCAAACTACACACGGCGCAGgaggaaaatattttcttcCCCGGAAAATTCTGGCACCCAATCCGCCAGTCCTCCAGTCCTCCACCATTGAGGACATGCAGCCACATCGACATTATCGGGGGGCACAGGCACAGTCACAGGATGTAGGTTGTCCTCCGTAGGTTGTAGGTGTAGCTAATGCTTGTCACGTCGCCTCCAACATTTGACAAGGCAAATTCGCCAAAAATTCCGCCTTCCCTGACTTCGGGACGACTCTTTGTTTTTTACCGACGCAACGAAGAAAATGATTTTCGCAGGTGAATTGGAAAGCGCGTAATGTCGTAATGTTTGACTTGCCGGCAGGCACGTTGCCAACACATGTCCTCCAGTCCTTACAAAATCTGCACTGAGAGAAACCAGAGCATTCGAAGAGTAAGTGGaacaagaattttaaattaatttgcatttaaatcagttttttattttgattttaaaacgtcttattatttacaaaattagttCTGAGAAGCTTTACATTTCTTAGATTTCATATTAAACACTTCATCTTTAAAagtaacaaattaaatgtaaacctagttaaaataaaatactttttatttaactaaattggtattttttctggaataaaaataatcttaaGTTTTTACTGAAAAAACTGCAATAGTAATTTGTCGAATTTGCTTAATAAAATGCTAGTAATGCATAGATGTTTTTGAGtctcataaataaaaaaaaaccaaacaaacaatataaatGTGGGCTTAACAAAAtgcttattattttatacaagtgatttaagtttaaaataaatgatgtaaacaaatacaatattaattttggatGAGCAAAatgctaaatatttatagcaAATCactaatgtaattaaaaacgaaattttacTTCAAACCTCTctaattaatgaaaattaagCAAAAGCTGGGACTAACCCAAGCAAATGTTTGTAAAGCTCACTTAAATTTTTGTCTGTATCGATTTAAAGTGTAAGCTCACGTGTCGCATCGAACTTGGCGGACCACGGGGCGTATGCGTATTCCACTTTTGCAAATTGGATGAAAATCTTTGGCTTTTCAGCAACGcaattcttttttcttttgccacCAAGCAACCAAACCCCCAACCCGTTGCCCCAGTGCGATGCATCAGGCTGGAAATTGACATGTCTAACAGAGGGTTGCATTGCTCAAAAGGGCAAAATGGTAGAATTCCGGGGTTGAGCCTCCCTCATTCATCACGGCACGCCTGGCCGTGTCACACAGCATAGCATGGCTGGCTAGCCAGCATATATGCTGTACACATTCGGGTCCgacaaacagcagcaacaatttcGAAGAAAAAGGATTTACAGCATAGATTCAAAACACCTACACGCAAGACAGGACAAGTTCTTGGCAGCTTACTCCGTGTTTCTTGTTTCTTggttcatttttttctttcttttcccTACCTGGATTACTTATTTCTGTAAAGTTTTGCCCCCCTTTCGCCTGGCCGCAAACGAAAACAGATTCAAACAAATTGAAGAGCTCGGCTCACCTTGGTGCCCATTAAACGTgctgaactgaactgagctGAGCACCTGAACATATGTTACCCAGTCCGACGGGTGCGAAATGTGCTCCACGTTGGCCCAAAACGAGGAGAAAAGCCGTAACTCTTGGCTCCACGTTTTTATTGCCACCAGAACTTTAAGGAGATTGCAACAG contains:
- the LOC128254200 gene encoding larval cuticle protein 9, which encodes MLKYALVLALLVVLANCNEEDVQAQLVKSENHQNLDGAGQFEHEITVTNGIQIKAHGNVNGIQGEYFLPGEDGKQIRVTYTADATGFHPKVEE
- the LOC128254190 gene encoding LOW QUALITY PROTEIN: uncharacterized protein LOC128254190 (The sequence of the model RefSeq protein was modified relative to this genomic sequence to represent the inferred CDS: deleted 1 base in 1 codon), coding for MISFILYICIFFAAAAARNLKVVKYEDSVDTIVKDLIDNWQSPFVYLKSRGYLPKNLPDLDFQQLQGNLVSELSLKDLDALNKDSKREVETENVLKTDEKLDQRAARSLEDPKELDLKRMFQSLFSSNDKNASEEIKSKLGVSWDMNALKSSARLGAKKFLDKFNSKRNQVEKLILNEAPDEVQQVMISQHDLEKKSNESMEKGSYNKPNFLKGVAKILSNPEIRTKDWDSKPALDTFLKATA
- the LOC128254199 gene encoding pupal cuticle protein Edg-78E-like, whose translation is MFQYLAFILLIGVCVANDDDAHAQVASQYKKEDGHGKFSYGFDLTNGIGAGEVGDEHQVHGEYHFTSKEGLPVKVSYTADEHGYHPHGDLLPTPPPTPVAILKALAYIDAHPQREEHRPVVHHHHHPGHAVHPTVRPHGHRHH
- the LOC128254194 gene encoding isochorismatase domain-containing protein 1, translating into MALRRCHLNPKKTLFLLCDIQEKFRPAMPLFDNMIKNVDKLTKAGKALDVPLIVTEHYPEKLGKTVAQLDVSHAKLVSGKTLFSMFTPEVKAVIKDIFSDKPEDVVLYGLESHICVEQTAIDLLEQNINVYIVADCCSSRLNQDRDLALDRLRQAGCVITTSESVIFDLVRDKNNPKFDVVRKLVNQPSVDMELTRNGNGLPVGSAKL